Within the Oncorhynchus kisutch isolate 150728-3 linkage group LG13, Okis_V2, whole genome shotgun sequence genome, the region attatctaaatgttgaaagATTGTGGGCGACGGAGACACAAAATGGTGTAGTTTGAGGTCATGTGGCGGAGATTGATGCAGGCGCTGGAGAGGGGGgtgggcaggtgggtctgggcaggtgtgatgtagttgatggagggGGGGTGTGAggaggtgggtctgggcaggtgtgatgttgttgatggagggggggtgggcaggtgggtctgggcaggtgtgatgcagttgatggagatgggggggctgagcaggtgggtctggagatgggggggctgagcaggtgggtctggagatgggggggctgagcaggtgggtctggagatgggggggctgagcaggtgggtctggagatgggggggggtgagcaggtgggtctggagatggggggtgagcaggtgggtctggagatgggggggtgagcaggtgggtctggagatgggggggtgagcaggtgggtctggaaaTGGGGGgttgagcaggtgggtctggagatggggggttgagcaggtgggtctggagatggggggTTGAGTaggtgggtctggagatggggggttgagcaggtgggtctggtgatgggggggtgagcaggtgggtctggagatgggggggtgggcaggtgggtctggagatgggggggtgagcaggtgggtctggagatgggggggtgagcaggtgggtctggagatgggggggtgagcaggtgggtctggagatgggggggtgagcaggtgggtctggagatggggggggtgagcaggtgggtctggagatggggggggtgggcaggtgggtctggagatggggggggtgggcaggtgggtctggagatgggggggtgggcaggtgggtctggagatgggggggtgagcaggtgggtctggagatggggggtgagcaggtgggtctggagatgggggggtgagcaggtgggtctggaaatgggggggtgagcaggtgggtctggaaatgggggggtgagcaggtgggtctggaaaTGGGGGgttgagcaggtgggtctggtgatgggggggtgagcaggtgggtctggtgatgggggggtgagcaggtgggtctggtgatgggggggtgagcaggtgggtctggagatgggggggtgagcaggtgggtctggagatgggggggtgagcaggtgggtctggagatgggggggtgagcaggtgggtctggaaatggggggggtgagcaggtgggtctggaaatgggggggtgagcaggtgggtctggagatgggggggtgagcaggtgggtctggagatggggggggtgagcaggtgggtctggaaatgggggggtgagcaggtgggtctggaaatgggggggtgagcaggtgggtctggaaatgggggggtgagcaggtgggtctggtgatgggggggtgagcaggtgggtctggtgatgggggggtgagcaggtgggtctggagatgggggggtgggcaggtgggtctggagatggggggggtgggcaggtgggtctggagatggggggggtgggcaggtgggtctggagatggggggGTTAGCAGGTGGGTCTGGTGATGGGGGGTtagcaggtgggtctggagatgggggggttagcaggtgggtctggagatgggggggttagcaggtgggtctgggcagggtgatgcAGGCATGGGAAATggaggtgtgagcaggtgggtctggagatgggggtgtgagcaggtgggtctgggcaggtgtgatgtagttgatggagggggggggtaaGCAGGCgtgtctgggcagggtgatgtagttgatgagggggggtgtgagcaggtgggtctgggcaggtgtgatgtagttgatggaggggggggggtaagcaggcgggtctgggcagggtgatgtagttgatgagggggggtgtgagcaggtgggtctgggcaggtgtgatgtagttgatggaggggggggggtaagcaggcgggtctgggcagggtgatgtagttgatgagGGGGGGTGTGAGCAGgcgggtctgggcagggtgatgtagttgatgagGGGGGGTGTGAGCAGgcgggtctgggcagggtgatgtagttgatgagGGGGGGTGTGAGCAGgcgggtctgggcagggtgatgtagttgatgagggggggtgtgagcaggtgggtctgggcagggtgacgTAGTTGATGAGGGGGGGTGTGAGCAGgcgggtctgggcagggtgatgtagttgatgagGGGGGGTGTGAGCAGgcgggtctgggcaggtgtgatgtagttgatgagggggggtgtgagcaggtgggtctgggcagggtgatgtagttgatgagggggggtgtgagcaggtgggtctgggcagggtgatgtagttgatgagggtgggtgtgagcaggtgggtctgggcagggtgatgtagttgatgagggggggtgtgagcaggtgggtctgggcagggtgatgtagttgatgagggggggtgtgagcaggtgggtctgggcagggtgatgtagttgatgagggtgggtgtgagcaggtgggtctgggcagggtgatgtagttgatgagggggggtgtgagcaggtgggtctgggcagggtgatgtagttgatgagggggggtgtgagcaggtgggtctgggcagggtgacgTAGTTtacaataaaaatataaaaaaaaatcatatacCACGTTAAGTCAAtaaaaaaacaattgtagaccagAATAATCTGGTTTTGAAGTCATGTGAGGAAGAGGGAGCAGATTGTCTAGAGGTTGTGGTGAAGTTAATGTGTCACCATCTTGGCAGGTTGTGGTGAAGTTAATGTGTCACCATCTTGGCAGGTTGTGGCGAAGTTAATGTGTTACCATCTTGGCAGGTTGTGGTGAAGTTAATATGTTACCATCTTGGcagcctctgcctctccctctgcctgaaTAATCTTGTGTCTCTGGTCCTGTTTGGCTTTCTCCACGTAGAACTGGGCTCTCTGGGCCTCCTGTTGGGCTGTAAAGACACATAGGCTGTGTTTTAAAACCCAATGCATGTTCTCACACCCCCACACATATGCAGACAACCTAATGCATGCAAGTACACATCCACAGACAGCcatatataccccccccccccccacaatggGTACGTACCAACTTGTTTGGCCTCTACGGCAGCAGTGTACTCCCTGCTGAAGCTCAGCTCTGTGATGGCCACATCGTCCAGGATGATGTTGAAGTCTTTGGCTCTCTCAAACAGCTCCCGGCGAATCAACAAGGACACCTACAGTAGACCCAGGAACACGGCAGACTCATAAAACACCTTCAGGGAAAGGCTAAACATATGCAGGAGTTCACGTGTCAATCTAATGCATGTACATTTTCTTTTAAGCAGAGACCGGCAAAGTACACAACCTTGGTCCCGTATAATCCATCACTCCTGTGTGGCAGTACCTGTGGTCTCTGAGATGAACTGTCGTCTACCTGTGGTCTCTGAGATGAACTGTCGTCTACCTGTGGTCTCAGAGATGAACTGTCGTCTACCTGTGGTCTCAGATGAACTGTCGTCTACCTGTGGTCTCAGATGAACTGTCGTCTACCTGTGGTCTCTGAGATGAACTGTCGTCTACCTGTGGTCTCTGAGATGAACTGTCGTCTACCTGTGGTCTCTGAGATGAACTGTAGTCTACCTGTGGTCTCTGAGATGAACTGTAGTCTACCTGTGGTCTCTGAGATGAACTGTAGTCTACCTGTGGTCTCAGATGAACTGTAGTCTACCTGTGGTCTCAGATGAACTGTAGTCTACCTGTGGTCTCTGAGATGAACTGTAGTCTACCTGTGGTCTCAGATGAACTGTAGTCTACCTGTGTACGAGTCCCTGTGCCGTACCTGTGCTCTCTGAGTAATGAGCTGTGAGGCATTGAACTTGGCCACCACACTCTTTAGCACCTCGTTGACAATAGAGGGTAGTACTCTCTCGTCATAGTCTTTCCCCAGCTGCTGGTACATGGCAGGCAGGTTGGCGGCCACGGGACGAGACAGCACACGCAGTCCAATGTTTATCATCTGCAGATCTACACAAGGGAaacagagaccgggagagagagaccgggagagagagagagaccgggagagagagaggagtcacatggctgtatcacaactggctgtgattaggagtcccataagatggcgcacaattggcccagggtcatcCGGgttcggccgtcattgtaaataagaatattttcttaactgacttgcctatttaaataaaaggttaaaacatCACATCACACCAATGCATTGGTCTACATGTGTCCATCCCTCCATTTCTGCCATCATGTACCTTTACTTCCAGTTAGTGAAGCGATCTTCCTGGGCCTGGCTCTGATGTCATAGATGATTGGGTACTGGATCCATGGTAACCTGAAGAACAAAAACTGTTCAGTTACAATATGGTCATGTGAATTCAGTTTTGTTTCAAGTTGGAGCCTACCGAACATGAGGACCCTGGCTTTATGATAAACCCCACCCGAGACCGAGTCCGACAGTGTACCTGAAGTGCAGTCCCTCAGCCAGCACTGTGTCCATCTGCATCCCCCCAATTCTGTTGAAGATGATCGCTCTCTGACCTCCATCCACTGGGAACAAACCATTTCACACAACATTAGAGGGGTGCACTCATGATTGTGATAAGTGTTACCCATTCCACTACCAGAGGTTAAGCATACCCGTGAATGTAGCCTCTTTGACGCCATAGGCCAGAGCTCCAGCACCAATGAGCAGCTTGAGACCTATCCCTGCTCCCTTGCCCCCTGCACCAGACATACGACCGGCCAGGTCCCGCAGATGTGTCAGGAAGCGCTGGGAAGACAGAACAAGGACGTCATGTTAAGCATCTGACAGAGACCCTTTCTCCACAAATGACTACATGGCTTATTATACAGTTGTTCATTTATTAGGACAGTAATACATTGAGCGATTTGGAGGGCTTCTTGTGATGGTCCAGCAATTTAACACCCCTCCCCCAGCTGGTGGCCTTGAGGGGTACTTGTGTCCAGGACAATGCCTGCCATTCATATTCACCTCGAATATTCTTGACCATTTATAACATAACTGGACTGTGCAGGTCAATAAGTAATGGATGTGCATGTAAACTGGTCACGTTAACGTTTAAGCAGCACTTAAATCAATGTATTCCACGTAGAAACGGGTAGGCAAATTACCTGCATGTGTGTTGACATTGAATGAATGACTTGGAATTTGTTGGTTCTGCTAACTAGTTATATTTTGGTAACTGCCTGCTAGGTTCGTCTGTTGTTCCAAATACCAATATTTTCCCATACTTCAGAAAGAAGATAGCTATGTTTAACTAGCTAGCAAATATTAACAAAATACATTTAAGTTAGCTAGCTTATTAGCATCTGATGCAACGTGAGACCTGGCCTGTTTCTAGCTGGTTAGAGAACTGTTTAGCTAAATTGGCATCGGCAAACCATAGCTTTCAAATGgaatctaaaaaaatatatacttgctATATTTGATAGCTAGTTGTCAAGCATTGCAGAGAGGATATGAGTCTTAACTACCAGCGTAGTTAGCCAGTTAACcataactagctaacgttagttattaGCTAACCTGTGCTAGTtatctccatcctcctctcaagCATAGCCTGTAAGTCATAATATATAACACACGTGTCTGAAATACAAACAGCGTCTACAAGCTGACACTATAACAAGTATTTATTCCCTGTCTATAGTAAGGATGGTTGGTAGCTATTTTAAATACTCACGTTGGGCTCTTTATTCGCCATGCTTGCAGTGTAGTCGATATCCAAGGTCGTCACAGACAACTTTACTCATTCAGGCGAAAGGCTTTCTGGGACTTGAAGTTCACTGCAGCTAAAATGATATAACTGACATGTGGTGGGCTAGGCTAGTCTGCCTACGGGTTTATTGAAGTGTTGAGTGGCTTAGTCAAAAATATGCATGAATGTTTAGTTCTAATTTGCATACAGGTGCCCCATGCCTCATACACTAGCCAAGTTTGGGATCCTAGGAGACAAAATATCTTGCATGAACCACTCATTCTGTTGCAGTTAAACTTcaactacaaaaaaaaaaaaaatgtagtgaACATATTTTAATCCATAATTCGTGTAGTAATAAACACAGCCTATTTTACAAGATTAGTAAcaactattaaaaaaaaaaaatccaaacaaTGACAATATCAGCAACCACAACATCAACTGAAAGCAAACATCAAAAACACAAGGTGACAATGGAGCTGTGTACATCGCAGGGTGACACTTCTGGAATGACAAGGGGAAAATAATGAAtgtacaaataaaataatttacatgGTTTCTTGCCATGAGCATCATCTttgcccatatatatatatatttacatacaaaAAGTATTGTCTGCCAAGAAGCCAGTGTGATCTTGATGACTTGGTTGGATGTCAGTTTCTTCCTGCATTGTTCCCTTTTAGTACTGCCGTCACCCGTCACTGTAAAGAGAAACGCACTCCGTCGAACTCAGCTTCCAGTGACCATTGGATAACAACAATCAGTTGTGTATGGTGgtcctgttccccccccccctgtaaaGAGAAACGCACTCCGTCGAACTCAGCTTCCAGTGACCATTGGATAACAACAATCAGTTGTGTATGGTGGtcctgttctcccccccccccccctcatcactTCAAGGATTaatagaaaaaaataagaaaaaaaagtaAAGTTGTTCGTTCTTCTTCAGACGTAGAAAAGTCGTACTCGGGAGGTGCTGACGTGAAGATCGTCATCAAAGAACTTGGTCTCTATAACAACATTTCCACTGCAAGGGAGAGAAACGAAGAAACATTACAATTCAGCAAACACTAATCTCTAGCTGCAAAAATATGAGACAAAGACGCCTCCATAAACGAGGACATTGCAGTTTACAGGAAGTTTGGTGTAGAATAGATAAAGTGTGAAGGAATATTTGGCTGTAGCCTCATTACTTAATTCAAGATGCAGCCTAGTGAGTGACAGTTCTGTATTACCTACAAACAATTGCACAACCCAAATGTAGGACAATGAACAAAAGACCCAACAACCCATGCAGATAAATGCAAAAGGCTGAAATAGTTTCTCAAAAATATATCTGAACTCTTACGTTAAAACATTTGCAGGCATCATCTGCGACTCAGGAGCCGCCTCTATCAAAGACTGCCATGTGTTTGTGGAGTTGGGAATCACAAAGCCAAACTCAAAGAACCATTCtgcaggtagaggagagagccATCCAAAACACATTCAATCAGT harbors:
- the LOC109886041 gene encoding prohibitin-2-like, with the protein product MANKEPNRFLTHLRDLAGRMSGAGGKGAGIGLKLLIGAGALAYGVKEATFTVDGGQRAIIFNRIGGMQMDTVLAEGLHFRLPWIQYPIIYDIRARPRKIASLTGSKDLQMINIGLRVLSRPVAANLPAMYQQLGKDYDERVLPSIVNEVLKSVVAKFNASQLITQRAQVSLLIRRELFERAKDFNIILDDVAITELSFSREYTAAVEAKQVAQQEAQRAQFYVEKAKQDQRHKIIQAEGEAEAAKMLGQAVTKNPGYLKLRRIRAAQAIAKTVATSQNKVYLSADNLVLNLQDDSFNNLSLGKK